One part of the Enterococcus sp. DIV1094 genome encodes these proteins:
- a CDS encoding DUF1622 domain-containing protein: protein MFNETLVHLLEWLIAILNVFSILVLLVGIFLVLKNLMLERPWIKDYATRNRRNAEARKLLASYILLSLEVLVVADIIESVIKPTWTDILKLALIIIIRTIISYFLNLEIAGHVSHERREV from the coding sequence ATGTTTAATGAAACGTTAGTCCATTTGTTGGAATGGTTGATTGCGATTTTGAATGTGTTTTCGATTTTAGTCTTGCTTGTAGGTATTTTTTTAGTTTTAAAAAATTTGATGTTGGAGCGTCCATGGATCAAAGATTATGCGACACGTAATCGGCGGAATGCAGAGGCGCGAAAACTGCTTGCTAGTTATATTTTATTGAGTTTAGAGGTTCTGGTTGTCGCTGATATCATTGAATCTGTGATCAAACCAACTTGGACTGATATTTTGAAATTGGCATTGATCATCATCATTCGCACAATCATCTCTTATTTCTTGAATCTAGAAATAGCAGGACATGTATCGCATGAAAGAAGGGAAGTATGA
- a CDS encoding oleate hydratase, whose translation MQKKKAIMIGAGIANMAAAVYLIQEGKWRGDQITFYSLDDHGSNDGAPVDTVTDEYWNKNHPLENQKGYVARGGRMLNYRTYVDLMDLLSRIPSATEPGMTAEEDTRDFDAKHPTFDKARLLEGGKGIIDGGKLGFNNKDRVLLTKLIAMPDSEEEKLDNVTIAEYFKDDPHFFETNFWFMWETTFAFRTRSSAQELRRYMHQMIYEFTQIEHLVGVNRTRYNQYESIMLPLINYLKEQGCKIILNRRVVDWEFKETAMQDEITVTGLKMINTKTQEEEHVVVDGDTGVLFTNGSITDSATLGDYETPAAENMDYGAASSLWKKASEKFYNLGNPDKFFADRDASEWVSFTLTTKNHVLLNEITRITTQEPGNALNSFISTTPITPLGHKDVNMSIVVHHQPHFTSQKPNETVIWGYFLYPRRRGEFVDKEYIKMNGKEMLEELLGQLSKVDPGPINIREKETEIYDSVINNIPVYMPYASALFNNRAKSDRPKVIPKHSTNLAFTGEFVEQPYQMIFTEQSAVRSGEIAAFHFAGIPMSRLVKTPRYDKDIPTLLRAAKKMFD comes from the coding sequence ATGCAAAAAAAGAAAGCAATTATGATTGGCGCAGGTATCGCAAATATGGCAGCGGCTGTTTATTTGATCCAAGAAGGAAAATGGCGGGGAGACCAAATCACTTTCTACTCCTTGGATGATCATGGATCAAATGATGGTGCTCCTGTTGATACTGTTACCGATGAATATTGGAACAAAAATCATCCTTTAGAAAATCAAAAAGGATACGTGGCACGTGGTGGACGTATGTTGAACTACCGGACGTATGTCGATTTGATGGACTTACTCAGTCGTATCCCTTCTGCGACAGAACCGGGCATGACTGCGGAAGAAGATACACGTGATTTTGATGCAAAACATCCGACTTTCGATAAAGCACGGTTATTGGAAGGCGGTAAAGGAATCATTGATGGCGGTAAATTAGGCTTTAACAATAAAGATCGCGTATTACTAACAAAACTGATCGCTATGCCGGATTCAGAAGAAGAAAAATTGGATAACGTGACTATCGCTGAATATTTCAAAGACGATCCTCATTTCTTTGAAACAAATTTCTGGTTTATGTGGGAAACCACTTTTGCGTTTCGGACACGTAGCTCTGCGCAAGAATTACGTCGCTATATGCACCAAATGATTTATGAATTTACTCAAATCGAGCATTTAGTCGGTGTTAATCGAACACGCTACAATCAATACGAAAGTATCATGTTACCATTGATCAACTATTTGAAAGAACAAGGCTGTAAAATCATTTTGAATCGTCGCGTGGTTGATTGGGAATTCAAAGAAACAGCGATGCAAGATGAAATCACAGTCACAGGTTTGAAAATGATCAATACGAAAACACAAGAAGAAGAACATGTCGTAGTCGACGGAGATACTGGTGTATTATTTACGAATGGTTCAATTACGGATTCTGCCACACTTGGCGACTATGAAACACCAGCAGCGGAAAATATGGATTATGGTGCTGCTTCAAGTTTATGGAAAAAAGCCAGTGAAAAATTTTATAATCTTGGTAATCCAGATAAATTTTTCGCCGACCGAGACGCAAGTGAATGGGTCAGCTTTACGTTGACAACGAAAAATCATGTATTGCTAAACGAGATCACTCGTATCACCACCCAAGAACCAGGTAATGCATTGAATTCATTTATTTCAACGACACCGATCACACCGCTTGGTCATAAAGATGTCAATATGTCGATCGTCGTGCATCACCAACCACATTTCACTTCACAAAAACCGAATGAAACAGTTATTTGGGGTTACTTCTTATACCCAAGACGTCGTGGGGAATTTGTCGATAAAGAATATATTAAAATGAACGGGAAAGAAATGCTGGAAGAATTGCTTGGCCAGCTATCAAAAGTTGATCCTGGTCCAATAAATATTCGTGAAAAAGAAACTGAGATTTATGATAGTGTCATCAATAATATCCCAGTCTACATGCCGTACGCTTCTGCTTTGTTCAACAATCGTGCGAAAAGTGATCGACCAAAAGTCATTCCTAAACATTCAACAAACCTTGCCTTTACGGGTGAGTTCGTTGAACAGCCTTATCAAATGATCTTTACTGAACAAAGTGCTGTCCGCTCGGGCGAAATTGCCGCATTCCACTTTGCAGGTATTCCTATGTCACGTTTGGTGAAAACACCCCGCTATGATAAAGATATCCCTACATTGTTGCGTGCAGCGAAAAAAATGTTTGATTGA
- a CDS encoding DUF1622 domain-containing protein — protein sequence MEISWMTLLYPYLEWLVLILDIFAIVILLWGGFLSIKDFLKDSLNRSFKQNERVHQNNGIKKMLGGYILLSLEVLISAGIIESIIKPTLQDIFQLAALVVIRTIISYFLNKEIGPADV from the coding sequence ATGGAAATTAGCTGGATGACGCTTCTTTATCCATACCTTGAATGGCTCGTCTTGATTTTAGATATTTTCGCTATTGTGATTTTATTATGGGGAGGATTTCTTTCGATCAAAGATTTTTTGAAAGATTCCTTGAACCGGTCATTTAAACAGAATGAACGAGTTCATCAAAACAATGGGATCAAAAAAATGTTAGGTGGCTATATCTTGTTGAGTTTAGAAGTCTTGATTTCTGCTGGAATCATTGAGTCGATCATCAAACCAACCTTACAGGATATTTTTCAGTTGGCTGCATTAGTGGTGATTCGTACGATCATCTCTTATTTCTTGAATAAAGAAATCGGCCCAGCGGATGTCTGA
- a CDS encoding alcohol dehydrogenase catalytic domain-containing protein: MKAVTWQGKQKMEIRNVDDPKILAPTDAIIRITATAICGSDLHLYHHGESVMEKGYVVGHEPMGIVEEVGSEVKKLKKGQRVVIPFNISCGHCHFCVNHMESQCDNSNQEELYGGLFGFGKLNGNHWGGQAEYLRVPFADSTSFVVPDNDLPDEKVLFLSDILPTAYWSVANAGVKKDDTVVVLGSGPVGLFAQKFAVMAGAKRVIAVDPVKHRLDKAVRYNQIETYLLDDINQAGDDLYELARGGADVIIDCVGMDGLEPTKEKAKNLVSLQSGTISPIQMAAKAVKKFGTVQITGVYMTPASSYPLQEFFMRNIDVKHGQAPVVHLMPKIYDMIAEGLFDPTQIITHSMPLEEAARAYEIFDKKEDKNIKVVLKP, translated from the coding sequence ATGAAAGCAGTTACTTGGCAAGGAAAGCAAAAAATGGAAATTAGAAATGTCGATGATCCAAAGATTTTAGCACCAACGGATGCAATCATCCGTATCACTGCAACAGCGATTTGTGGATCTGATCTCCATCTTTATCACCATGGGGAATCCGTAATGGAAAAAGGTTATGTCGTTGGACATGAGCCTATGGGGATCGTTGAAGAAGTTGGTTCTGAAGTGAAGAAGTTGAAAAAAGGACAACGTGTCGTTATTCCTTTTAATATTAGTTGTGGTCATTGTCATTTTTGTGTAAACCACATGGAAAGTCAGTGTGACAATTCCAATCAAGAAGAATTGTACGGTGGCTTATTCGGTTTCGGTAAATTGAATGGGAATCACTGGGGCGGGCAAGCAGAGTATCTGCGCGTACCTTTCGCCGATTCTACGTCATTTGTCGTTCCAGACAATGATTTGCCCGATGAAAAAGTCTTATTTTTATCTGATATTTTACCAACTGCCTATTGGAGTGTCGCAAATGCTGGCGTGAAAAAAGATGACACTGTTGTCGTTTTGGGTTCAGGTCCAGTCGGTTTATTTGCACAAAAATTCGCTGTTATGGCAGGAGCAAAGCGTGTCATCGCTGTTGATCCAGTCAAACATCGATTAGACAAAGCAGTTCGTTACAATCAAATCGAAACATATCTATTAGATGATATAAATCAAGCTGGAGATGACTTATATGAATTAGCTCGTGGTGGCGCAGATGTCATCATTGACTGTGTCGGAATGGATGGCTTAGAACCCACAAAAGAAAAGGCTAAAAATCTAGTCAGTCTACAAAGTGGCACGATTTCACCAATCCAAATGGCAGCGAAAGCGGTGAAAAAATTTGGTACGGTTCAAATCACAGGTGTATATATGACACCTGCTTCGTCGTATCCGCTTCAAGAATTCTTTATGCGAAATATCGATGTAAAACATGGACAAGCACCAGTCGTTCATTTGATGCCGAAAATTTATGACATGATCGCAGAAGGATTATTTGATCCAACGCAAATCATCACTCATTCTATGCCATTAGAAGAAGCGGCTCGAGCATACGAGATTTTTGATAAAAAAGAAGATAAAAACATCAAAGTTGTCTTGAAACCTTAG
- a CDS encoding methanol dehydrogenase, which translates to MNKKWLKVGISLGLVALGAVYLGKKTGLLEDDSHLYDEFESI; encoded by the coding sequence ATGAACAAAAAATGGTTAAAAGTAGGCATTAGCTTAGGATTAGTCGCTTTAGGGGCTGTTTATCTTGGCAAAAAAACAGGCTTACTAGAAGATGATAGTCACCTTTATGATGAATTCGAATCAATCTAG
- a CDS encoding AbrB family transcriptional regulator, which yields MKSPKVRKIGNCVGVIFPKELELHEGDILSYPTEGTILMIEAKEVMRDRERKEIEKAFADFSKGLVVSETEMKDTFSTYGWGE from the coding sequence ATGAAGAGTCCAAAGGTAAGAAAAATAGGAAACTGTGTCGGTGTCATTTTTCCTAAGGAACTTGAGTTGCATGAGGGTGACATTTTGAGTTATCCGACAGAGGGCACAATTTTGATGATCGAAGCAAAGGAAGTGATGAGAGACCGAGAACGTAAAGAAATAGAAAAAGCATTTGCTGATTTTTCAAAAGGTTTAGTAGTTTCCGAGACTGAAATGAAAGATACTTTTAGTACATATGGTTGGGGTGAGTAG